In Hydra vulgaris chromosome 06, alternate assembly HydraT2T_AEP, a genomic segment contains:
- the LOC100211172 gene encoding BLOC-1-related complex subunit 8 homolog isoform X2 translates to MAVSNLTEIYMLKKNLLDSPNYSSTLQGFRHLDPETDYKVRRITSLVNESIHIAANEPSLGLYRIQEHVKRTLPHLVKRKRELSSINTRIQDASYDLGLSLEVVEGISQIKHFTRIKEALQNAINYKIKLNEHREQEKARRELELKNARSVNKSLSQNEPAEGFICPVCYIALLNQEELFKHWESNHNLDNCENDVFHELEVPVEDGNNFVLNQDNDMTVIEMGHSSVSECIDVVYELSGQK, encoded by the exons atggCTGTCTCTAATCTCACTGAAATTTATATgcttaaaaagaatttacttgACTCACCGAATTACTCCTCAACTTTGCAAG gtTTTCGTCATCTTGATCCTGAAACGGACTACAAAGTTAGAAGAATAACTTCCTTAGTGAATGAATCAATTCATATTGCTGCTAATGAACCTTCATTAGGATTATACAGAATACAAGAGCATGTCAAACGGACTTTGCCACACCTTGTTAAGCGTAAAAGAGAATTATCATCAATTAATACTCGTATTcaag atgCATCATATGATCTTGGACTTTCATTGGAGGTAGTTGAAGGTATATCTcagattaaacattttactCGTATAAAAGAAGCACTTCAAAATGcaattaactataaaattaaattaaatgagcACAGAGAGCAAGAAAAAGCTAGGCGAGagcttgaattaaaaaatgctCGTTCAGTTAATAAATCCCTTTCTCAAAATGAACCAGCTGAAGGATTTATATGTCCAGTTTGTTATATTGCACTTTTAAATCAAGAAGAACTATTTAAACATTGGGAATCAAATCATAATTTAGACAACTGTGAAAATGATGTCTTTCATGAATTAGAAGTTCCGGTAGAAGATGGTAACAATTTTGTATTGAACCAAGATAATGACATGACTGTAATTGAAATGGGTCATTCAAGTGTAAGTGAATGCATTGATGTAGTTTATGAACTATCAGGTCAAAAGTAA